The DNA window TCAGGGAGGTGAGTATACTGAGATATATTAAATGCCTGCTCATCCGCACAAAATAAGAAAGTTCAGAGTATCCCGCAAACAAGGGCTCGCATGGCCGTTAACAATAATATAATGATTTTTTTACGCAAACTGTTGTAAACTGCACTCTGAACGGTGCAGCAGACCGGCACTGTTATTCAGGTTTTGCATATGCAACAGTCAGTCATGCCTTTTACCAGAAAGGATTTCGGGGATGATTTTCTTTGGGGAGTCACCATTTCCGCTTTTCAGAATGAAGGCGCTCATGACCATGATGGCAAAGGACTTTCCATCTGGGATACCTTCTCTGGCAGAAAGGGCAAAATCCGCGATAAAACCCATGCACAGGTAGCATGTGATTTCTATCATCGTTATACGCAGGATATCTTGCTGGCTAAAATGCTGGGCTTCAATGTATTTCGTTTCTCCTTATCATGGTCCAGAATCATACCTGGCGGCACCGGCGCGGTTAATCAGGCTGGCATTGATTTTTATCACCGCGTGATAGATGCCTGCCTGGAGCTGGGTCTGGAGCCCTATGTTACTTTATATCACTGGGACCTGCCACAGGCACTGGAAAACAAAGGCGGATGGTGCCACCGGGGCGTGGTGTTTGCCTTTGAAAACTACGTGCGCGTATGTACGAAGGCTTTCGGTAACAAGGTAAAACACTGGATCATCCTGAATGAGCCATTCGGTTTTACTGCATTGGGTTATATGCTGGGTGTGCATGCCCCTGGCAAATTCGGTTTGTCATGGTTTCTGCCGGCCGTGCATCATGCGGTGATGGCACAGGCAGAAGGCGGGCGTGTGGTCAGGGAAGAAGTAGCTGGTGCCAGGATTGGTACTGCTTTGTCCTGTTCCCAGATCATTCCCTTTACCAACAATGAACAGGATCTGAGGGCTGCCCGGAAGGCTGATGCACTGTTTAACCGGTTGTTTCTCGAACCTGCGCTGGGTATGGGATACCCTGTTGCAGACTTCCCCTTGCTGAAAAAGATAGAGCGGCGTTATGCTCTTTGGCGTGACTGGGACAAGCTGCCCTTTGATTTTGATTTTATCGGTGTACAAAATTATTTCCCGCTGGTAGTTAAGCATAATGCTTTTATGCCCGTCATCAATATATCAGAAGTGAAGCCTAAAGCCCGTAATGTGCCTACCACGGCCCTGGGATGGGAAATCAATGGTAACGGTCTGTATGAAGTGCTGAAACAGTTTGCCGCCTATGATGGTGTAAAAAGACTCATCGTTACAGAAGGTGGTGCTGCTTTCCCTGATATCCGGGAAGAAGACGGATCTGTTCGCGATCATGACCGTATACAATATTTTACAGAATACCTGGGAGGCGTGCTCAAAGCCAAACAGGAAGGAGTACCGGTAGATGGTTATTTTGCCTGGACCCTGACCGACAATTTTGAATGGGCCGAAGGATACCGCGCCCGCTTTGGCCTCGTACATGTCAATTTTGAAACCCAGCAAAGAACGATCAAGGAATCGGGCTATTGGTTCCGGAACCTGTTGAACGAATAAACGAAAATAAAAACGCGGGGCAGCATCATCATGCTGCCCCGCGTTTTTTAACGGAAACCCTTACTGGTTCAGTCGCTTCAGGAACCACAGATCTCTCAGGCTGAAGTTAAATACAGCATTAAAATAGTTTTCCTTAACAAGCCCATTGCTGGTAGTGCCACGTTGTCCGGCTTCGATGCCGATATAGTAGCGGAGCTGCCCGTTTTTGTTGGGCAGGGAGGCCCCAAGCGTACCGGCAATATCGTGGATGGAAGTGTTTTTTATGACTAATGGCGATTGATTGTAACTAAAGCCGGCCTGCAGGATAAGGGCTTCTACGGGACGGTTGTAATACTGTTTGCTGATTGCATATTCCACGCCTGTTGAAAACCGTTGGCCATCCTGATAATAATAGTTCAGTCCTTTATCGCTGAGATTATTCCACTGCTGATGACGATAATCTGCTACCCAGGTGATGGTACCATTGGTGAGTGAAATGCCGGTGCCGTATTCGGCGGGCAGCGTAAAGTAGCCGGGTGCCAGCTGTTCACTATAATAGGAGACGGCGTCCTGGTTCACGATGTTGAGTTGTTGTTGCAACTTCATCCTGGTCTGAAAGCGGTAGGTGGCACCCAGTCCCAGCTGCCACTTGTCGGTTACCTTGGTCATGTATTGAGCGCCGGCGGTGAAGTTGGGCTTGAACGTATAAGTGTTATGCTGTGTGATGAGGGAGTCGGAACCGGTTGTCTGTGCGGTGTTGAGCGGCCCGAAGAGAAAACCGGTGGACACGCCTATAGAAAAATGTTTGTTCAGCTGAAAACCATTGGAGATATAGGCTCTGTTGAGTCCGCCGGTGCCGGTGGTGGAGGCCGTAATTGGGTTGCCGGTACCGGTGATGAACTGGTTGTTGAGCACTTTGAAGTTCATGGTGCTGAAAGGTGTGATGCCGGCGCTGATGCCCCAGAACCGGGCTGCTTTAAAACCCAGTGCCAGCCTTTTGAAGTTGAGATCAGATGCTGTCTGCGAGATGTTGGTACCAGCGTAGTTCAGGTACTGGGCTTTCATCGAAACGTCGAACATAAAGCTTTGTGTAGGCAGGGCGCTGTAGGAGGCGGGATTGAGCTCGTTCAGGTAGCCGCTGTTGCGACGGCCTATGCCGGTGCTTCCGAGGCCGAAATTGCGGCCGTAATCCCTTTCTTCGAGGTCACCTATACCATAGGCGGAATAGATGGAGTTAAGGCCGTGTTGTGCCTGAGCGGCTGCAGTCAGCAGCAGTAACCACAAAAAACAGGTATATCTTTTTATGTGCATAGTCATGTCCGTTATTTATACAACAGGTAGTACACCTGGACTTTTATTTTCTTTTTAGCGATCTGCTGATCGTTTGCTATCAGCCGGTTGAGGGTATTCCTGCCGGCGCCGCCGGGAGTTGTCAGCAACAGACCACGGGTGCCCGCCAGGTCTGCGGACAGCTGCGTGTTACAATAGTTGGTGATATCGTAGGAGTAGTAGGTGTTTTCGTTATACTGATTATCTATAGATAGATTGCCATAACC is part of the Chitinophaga flava genome and encodes:
- a CDS encoding porin family protein, which produces MHIKRYTCFLWLLLLTAAAQAQHGLNSIYSAYGIGDLEERDYGRNFGLGSTGIGRRNSGYLNELNPASYSALPTQSFMFDVSMKAQYLNYAGTNISQTASDLNFKRLALGFKAARFWGISAGITPFSTMNFKVLNNQFITGTGNPITASTTGTGGLNRAYISNGFQLNKHFSIGVSTGFLFGPLNTAQTTGSDSLITQHNTYTFKPNFTAGAQYMTKVTDKWQLGLGATYRFQTRMKLQQQLNIVNQDAVSYYSEQLAPGYFTLPAEYGTGISLTNGTITWVADYRHQQWNNLSDKGLNYYYQDGQRFSTGVEYAISKQYYNRPVEALILQAGFSYNQSPLVIKNTSIHDIAGTLGASLPNKNGQLRYYIGIEAGQRGTTSNGLVKENYFNAVFNFSLRDLWFLKRLNQ
- a CDS encoding GH1 family beta-glucosidase encodes the protein MQQSVMPFTRKDFGDDFLWGVTISAFQNEGAHDHDGKGLSIWDTFSGRKGKIRDKTHAQVACDFYHRYTQDILLAKMLGFNVFRFSLSWSRIIPGGTGAVNQAGIDFYHRVIDACLELGLEPYVTLYHWDLPQALENKGGWCHRGVVFAFENYVRVCTKAFGNKVKHWIILNEPFGFTALGYMLGVHAPGKFGLSWFLPAVHHAVMAQAEGGRVVREEVAGARIGTALSCSQIIPFTNNEQDLRAARKADALFNRLFLEPALGMGYPVADFPLLKKIERRYALWRDWDKLPFDFDFIGVQNYFPLVVKHNAFMPVINISEVKPKARNVPTTALGWEINGNGLYEVLKQFAAYDGVKRLIVTEGGAAFPDIREEDGSVRDHDRIQYFTEYLGGVLKAKQEGVPVDGYFAWTLTDNFEWAEGYRARFGLVHVNFETQQRTIKESGYWFRNLLNE